Below is a genomic region from Spiroplasma endosymbiont of Dioctria linearis.
TTAGACTTTGTTATTAAAATGTTTGAAAGTTGTGGTATTGTAGAGTTAATTGAAGAAAAAAACTTTGCTACTTTCACAGCAATTTCTGGTTGTCTGCCAGCTTATGTATTTACTTTTTTTAAGGCAATTACAGATTATGGCATTGAAAAGGGCATTGAAAAGGAAAAAGTCTTTAGAATTGTTGAACAGTCAATAATTGGAAGTATTAACAATGCTGCCAATTCACAGATGGAATTAAAAGAAATGATTGACAGTATTTGCGTTCCTAACGGCTCAACAATTGAAGGTCAAAAAGTTTTACAAGATTATAAGTTTGAAGAAATTATAAAAAAATGTCTTCAACAAGCAGACAAATATTCTAAACCAATTAAATAAAAATCTGTCTGCTTAAATATTACTAAATTATATTTTTTATAATCTAATAATGTTTAAATATTTATATTTGATATAATAATAAATGTATGAGAGGTAATACTATGTCAAGCAACAATTTAAATGCAACTGAAAAATTAAATGAATTCAGGCTTAAACTAAATGAACATAATGATAAGTTAATTCGAGCAAGTCAAAAAATGATTATTGCAAGAAGTAAGTTTTCTAGACGTGAAGTTGATATGGATTTTGTTAAGGCAACTGAAAATGAGTACAAAATAATAAAAAAAGAATTTAAGGAAGTTTCTGATAATAGCTTCTTTTTTGACAATGTAATAAAAGCAAAGCAAGAATTAAAAAAAGCCTCTAAAAACTCAAAAGAATATTGAAAATTATTTGAAGAGTATAAGTTAGCAGTCTTTTTATATAAAGAATCAAAAATAGCTATTAAAGACAGAGGTCATGGAGGATTACTTTCAAAGTTATCTGATACAGCTTTAAAACTTGAAAAAATTAAGTTTAGATATAGAGAAGGACATCCTTTTGCAGTTAATGGAGTTAGTGTTGAAATTAAGCATGGAGATTATGTCGCTATTATTGGGCATAATGGTAGTGGTAAATCTACACTTTCAAAAATTATTATTGGGGTTTTACAACCAACAGTAGGTTCTATTGAAGTATATGGAAATAAAGTTACAAGAAATAATATAAATATGATTCGTAAATTTTTAGGTATTGTCTTTCAAAATCCAGATAATCAATTTATTGGTTCTACTGTAAGAGATGACATTGCATTTGGATTAGAAAATAGAAGAATTGACCCTTCTAAAATGGCAGATATTATTATGAAATCTGCTAAAAAAGTAAGAATGGAAGAATTCTTAGATCACGAACCTTTAATGCTTAGTGGTGGTCAAAAACAAAGAGTTGCAATTGCGTCTGCTTTAGCTTTATCTCCGGATATATTAATTTTTGATGAAGCAACAAGTATGTTAGATCCAAAAGGAAAAAATGAAGTAAAAGAAATTATGGTAGAATTAAAAAACACAAGAGAAAAAACAATTTTTTCTATTACTCATGATATGGATGAAATTTTAAACGCTGATAAAGTTATGGTTATGAATAAAGGCGAATTAGTTAAATTTGGTTCACCAAAGGAAATACTATCTGAAAAAGAATTCTTGAGATCTATTCATTTAGATATTCCTTTTGTAGCTCAAATTGAAGAGGCTTTGCAAAACGAGGGGCTTAAAATCTCTGGAAGTGCAAATTTGGAAGAGTTGGTGAAAAATATATGTCTCAAATAAAAAGAATGTCACCAGAACAAAAAGCAAAGGCTTTAGCGGAGAAAAAAGAAAATAAAGTTGAATATAAAATTCATTTGAAAGAATTAAATGAGAAGCAAAAGCATGATAATAAAAGCAGAAAAAAAAGACACAAAGAAGTAAAAAAATTAATTAAAGAAGATAAAAAGAATC
It encodes:
- a CDS encoding energy-coupling factor transporter ATPase, giving the protein MSSNNLNATEKLNEFRLKLNEHNDKLIRASQKMIIARSKFSRREVDMDFVKATENEYKIIKKEFKEVSDNSFFFDNVIKAKQELKKASKNSKEYWKLFEEYKLAVFLYKESKIAIKDRGHGGLLSKLSDTALKLEKIKFRYREGHPFAVNGVSVEIKHGDYVAIIGHNGSGKSTLSKIIIGVLQPTVGSIEVYGNKVTRNNINMIRKFLGIVFQNPDNQFIGSTVRDDIAFGLENRRIDPSKMADIIMKSAKKVRMEEFLDHEPLMLSGGQKQRVAIASALALSPDILIFDEATSMLDPKGKNEVKEIMVELKNTREKTIFSITHDMDEILNADKVMVMNKGELVKFGSPKEILSEKEFLRSIHLDIPFVAQIEEALQNEGLKISGSANLEELVKNICLK